The following are from one region of the Lineus longissimus chromosome 19, tnLinLong1.2, whole genome shotgun sequence genome:
- the LOC135502786 gene encoding uncharacterized protein LOC135502786, producing the protein MEDGPGSESSDDESLEDTVDPLDKSYEPAESDISSEEVSDEEFNFIDNENEKDDPHCETKYLVFHSKLMELFKICPVCCSPAKRHIRTLGTYLSIKQCCSNKLCSFERFWESQPFINRIPAGNLLLSSAILFAGSTAAKTLKVFSYLGCQAIKRGTFYQHQRQYLWPAVMTVWRENQQEVLQQVKDSRKPVVVGGDGRSDSPGHCAKYGSYSLLELNVNRILDVQLVQSNEEGVNHSINMEKEGLIRCVRYLETEDVTISKIVTDRHVQINKWLRENLPDTDHRFDVWHLAKSLKKKVDKASKEKNCGILEEWRRSIINHLYWCAATTPDGDPNMMLAKWLSLDNHMHNKHKGHGGVYPKCGHGRLVGRQKGTKWLEQGSAASVKAGNIIDNAYFKPL; encoded by the exons ATGGAGGATGGACCTGGGTCAGAATCGTCTGATGATGAATCTCTTGAAGATACGGTTGATCCCCTTGACAAGAGCTATGAACCAGCAGAGAGCGACATCAGCAGCGAGGAGGTCTCTGATGAAGAATTCAACTTCATTGATAATGAGAATGA GAAAGATGATCCACACTGTGAGACGAAGTACCTGGTGTTCCACTCGAAATTGATGGAACTCTTCAAGATATGTCCTGTATGCTGTTCCCCAGCCAAGAGACACATCAGGACCCTAGGGACATATCTATCCATTAAGCAATGTTGTTCCAATAAACTATGTTCTTTTGAAAG attttggGAGAGCCAACCATTTATCAACCGTATTCCAGCTGGAAACTTGCTGCTCTCCAGTGCCATCCTCTTCGCCGGTTCAACTGCAGCCAAAACGCTGAAAGTCTTCAGTTATCTTGGATGCCAAGCGATAAAACGGGGCACCTTCTACCAGCACCAGAGGCAATACCTGTGGCCGGCAGTGATGACAGTGTGGCGGGAGAACCAGCAGGAAGTGTTGCAGCAAGTGAAAGATTCCAGGAAGCCAGTTGTTGTTGGAGGGGATGGTAGATCAGACAGCCCAgggcattgtgcaaaatacgGCTCCTACTCTCTCCTGGAGTTGAATGTCAACCGCATTTTGGATGTGCAATTAGTTCAA TCGAATGAAGAGGGCGTCAACCATAGTATTAACATGGAGAAGGAAGGGTTGATTCGATGTGTTAGATACCTGGAAACGGAGGATGTCACTATTTCAAAAATAGTGACTGATCGGCATGTCCAAATCAACAAGTGGCTCAGAGAAAATCTACCGGATACAGACCATCGTTTTGACGTCTGGCATTTGGCCAAGA GTTTGAAGAAGAAGGTTGACAAGGCTTCAAAGGAGAAAAACTGTGGGATTTTAGAGGAGTGGCGGAGGTCTATAATCAATCACCTTTACTGGTGCGCTGCAACAACTCCAGATGGGGACCCAAATATGATGCTGGCCAAGTGGTTGTCGTTGGACAACCACATGCACAACAAACACAAAGGACATGGAGGGGTATATCCGAAGTGCGGCCATGGTCGATTAGTTGGGCGGCAGAAGGGCACGAAGTGGCTTGAACAAG gatCGGCAGCATCAGTGAAAGCTGGCAACATTATTGACAATGCCTACTTCAAACCTCTTTGA
- the LOC135503228 gene encoding uncharacterized protein LOC135503228: protein MSDSSAISDFQVSDSDNASVVTSSSNFTDSGDESVVTGVILGYQFEPVVEGSFEDMEEGEDVDDEEEEDRFWRLRMEEQNWCICGDKCEVQDVPIENACCHEKEPILRKIEAYNEEHGGNIRCITEHPGFQSNCLDVWVLQTAYSHYKQQYRAAVDGETNEKYRYVAYRQLVRWCWGFLGKKNRVPLPACALEKIRLRFYVLGDAVGFKYLTLDD from the exons ATGTCGGACTCGAGCGCAATAAGTGATTTTCAAGTTTCTGATAGTGATAATGCTAGCGTTGTAACATCCTCGAGTAATTTCACGGATAGTGGAGATGAATCAGTGGTAACTGGTGTCATTCTTGGCTACCAGTTCGAGCCCGTTGTTGAAGGCAGTTTTGAGGATATGGAAGAAGGCGAGGATGTTGATGACGAGGAAGAGGAAGATAGATTCTGGCGACTTCGTATGGAGGAGCAAAACTG gTGCATATGTGGTGACAAATGTGAGGTGCAAGATGTCCCAATAGAAAATGCCTGTTGCCATGAAAAGGAACCAATTTTGAGGAAAATTGAGGCGTACAACGAGGAACATGGCGGAAACATTCGGTGCATCACCGAACATCCCGGGTTCCAGTCCAATTGCCTTGATGTGTGGGTGCTACAGACTGCCTACTCCCATTACAAGCAGCAATATCGGGCGGCAGTAGATGGAGAAACAAATGA GAAATATAGATACGTTGCCTATCGTCAACTCGTCAGGTGGTGCTGGGGATTCCTTGGGAAAAAGAATCGAGTGCCCCTACCAGCATGTGCTTTGGAGAAGATCCGGTTAAGATTTTATGTTCTTGGGGATGCAGTTGGTTTCAAATACCTAACATTGGATGACTAG
- the LOC135502935 gene encoding uncharacterized protein LOC135502935, whose amino-acid sequence MRHPATGGGGRQPPPTDAEEAYYTMREGDPSIKGLISGFDSEIAWTAVTQDEHKNVVFDFRLPLQSADAETSAGGIAAVLPSSTITSMSSKPSAARGSAPLEPRSTCKRVAGSASCPSTNIDKNMNKAELANLLKASVKPPKPKRSKEDLENLSYEVMQEEKLAAQQQQKLIDCQIALVGLKTDYIKLKMAKLHKD is encoded by the exons ATGCGTCATCCAGCCACTGGTGGTGGGGGACGTCAACCACCACCAACTGATGCTGAAGAGGCCTACTACACCATGAGAGAAGGTGATCCGAGCATCAAGGGCCTTATTAGTGGGTTCGACTCTGAGAtag CATGGACAGCAGTGACGCAAGATGAACACAAGAATGTTGTGTTTGACTTCCGACTACCATTACAATCAGCTGATGCTGAGACTTCTGCAGGAGGAATTGCAGCTGTTCTTCCTAGCTCTACTATAACTAGTATGTCCTCCAAGCCTTCAGCAGCCCGAGGAAGTGCCCCTCTTGAACCAAGGTCCACATGCAAGAGGGTAGCAGGATCAGCCAGCTGCCCCAGCACTAACATTGACAAGAACATGAACAAGGCAGAACTTGCCAATCTGCTTAAAGCCTCGGTCAAGCCACCAAAGCCGAAAAGATCTAAGGAAGACCTTGAAAATCTTTCCTACGAGGTCATGCAAGAGGAGAAGTTGGCAGCACAGCAGCAACAAAAGTTGATTGACTGTCAGATAGCTCTTGTTGGCCTTAAAACTGATTACATCAAGCTAAAAATGGCTAAACTGCACAAGGATTAA